The following coding sequences are from one Leptospira ellinghausenii window:
- a CDS encoding AraC family transcriptional regulator yields MDLFFQTHFESLNFFLLFSTLLAFLYAVGEFFSYHKNRKQILLGIIFLGTSYHLFNLYLVSSGHIRSFYPVYLTNLPMIACLGVLLDEYFLIVLEGKFRSFRRLSYRLVPILLSFLLIIGWNVWNHNNDLIRESRGENPFLERPIALVLVTILIYLWCMIRIVWRISKKIRWSTFRKNYTLRIGTTIVSFCFALSLYGLNTIATGDHTSFQISGLAIGIFLCILYVIRQSYPDFFLEVRKIVQDEKKAKISQISKLDHNLIRDNLKQLFEIEMIYRDETLNLRDLAEKMDLSSHQLSEFLNSEMKKSFYQFTNSYRINEAKDRIQKEPERSLLAIAYDVGFGSKSTFNEAFKKETGTTPREYREKILKKHLIRSSRT; encoded by the coding sequence ATGGATTTATTTTTTCAGACACATTTTGAATCATTGAACTTTTTTTTATTATTTTCAACCTTACTTGCCTTTCTTTACGCAGTAGGGGAATTTTTCAGTTATCATAAAAATCGAAAACAAATTTTACTAGGGATTATATTCTTAGGAACCAGTTACCATTTATTCAATTTATACCTAGTTTCCTCCGGGCATATACGTTCATTTTATCCAGTGTATCTAACCAATTTGCCTATGATTGCTTGTTTGGGTGTATTATTAGATGAATATTTTCTCATTGTTTTGGAAGGAAAGTTTCGTTCCTTCAGAAGATTGTCGTATCGTCTTGTTCCCATTTTGTTATCTTTTCTTTTGATCATTGGATGGAATGTTTGGAACCATAACAATGATTTGATAAGGGAAAGTCGCGGAGAAAACCCATTTTTAGAAAGGCCAATTGCATTGGTTCTTGTTACCATTTTGATTTATTTATGGTGTATGATTCGTATCGTCTGGCGTATTTCTAAAAAAATTCGCTGGAGTACGTTTCGCAAAAACTATACGCTTCGTATCGGAACTACAATTGTCAGTTTTTGTTTTGCATTATCATTGTATGGACTCAATACAATTGCTACTGGAGATCACACTTCTTTCCAGATTTCAGGGCTTGCAATCGGTATTTTTCTGTGCATTTTATATGTGATTCGCCAGAGTTATCCAGATTTCTTTTTGGAAGTTCGTAAGATTGTACAGGATGAAAAAAAAGCAAAGATCTCTCAGATCTCAAAATTAGATCATAATCTCATCCGCGATAATTTAAAACAATTATTTGAAATTGAAATGATTTACCGAGATGAAACACTAAACCTCCGAGATTTAGCAGAAAAAATGGACCTAAGTTCCCACCAACTCTCAGAGTTTTTGAATTCAGAGATGAAAAAAAGTTTTTATCAGTTCACTAACTCATACAGAATCAACGAAGCCAAAGACAGGATCCAAAAAGAACCCGAAAGATCACTGCTTGCCATTGCCTATGATGTTGGTTTTGGATCCAAATCTACCTTTAATGAAGCCTTCAAAAAAGAAACTGGAACCACACCAAGAGAATACAGAGAAAAAATTCTAAAAAAACATCTTATTCGATCCAGTCGGACGTAG
- a CDS encoding cyclic nucleotide-binding domain-containing protein — MPLDTSKNNQKIPVNPGEVLFIGGKSSTSMNILHEGSVRVETTLGDTSIVLYSLEGANLTPGIFALLEGTPYPYTIRAKTSCVVSTYVMNQANAKKTLTTKVSVGVMAVRTLLKEIGELYKRVLSIKGLSSKFEQTMDNLGAVYYILNPSIFSDVTPGAMITRDENIIDPVMKLIRNNLAGFQEHGGMLPDKPTINFLEEDHGEFFEKDYSESIEWNDAEFHFIRKILSVNPKISQALFEADPTLLQSAAESYVKTYRELFELLSKETYDLSEMMNSMFVGENALLEKFNLTLDLFNTGYSTIPSTVLLPITEWALKKSKSLLDEYKQIFGTNYASVGNSLDKLESKQSELTNKYGHELNAQKNKEEAIAQGGDPIRAGIDTKALKVELLNSASQILNYSQADPEAVKEFSTLMVKLKSFKNPLDPEPDNRKIRRTIAKTYWDVYKKSFTKWLQSGKQAPKAVELMLRYGYFDETLLDDGHIVELVGRLYQPGGNPSAPIHHGTDWLEKIYSREVPTSVDELGQTFFEKLKMDLKDSGIKSEKDIPPDYDTGDARLGSEISSMYEPNVRLTSGNIASHFPILTKYHITIPLEKCFVSKDDVEKALQYILGIDYTAFNREVIYRNEDIGIKNEFIQRSIIPDFILVPSIGPKIMMWQDLSIFRGAGSKESRGRICIPHFVTGDLKTFMLEAIAAFRWELCKNILGPDWNNVGIPSITADYTDYVQFYKKSKDLSPELKEKISSEFKRFRTDRDKFAYDYSLWIRYEAEGVQRVNRVVRSIFYRHIPFHKNIREKISSQPAYAELHNRFKNIRTRQHKEFENKYKKYMDASGNLPKELYENLTFYEV; from the coding sequence ATGCCTCTAGATACCAGTAAAAATAACCAAAAGATCCCAGTCAATCCAGGTGAAGTCCTTTTCATCGGAGGTAAGTCCTCAACTTCCATGAACATCCTCCATGAGGGTTCGGTGCGAGTCGAGACCACACTCGGCGACACAAGCATTGTTTTGTACAGTTTGGAAGGAGCCAATTTAACACCAGGCATCTTTGCTTTGCTCGAAGGAACACCTTACCCTTATACCATTCGTGCTAAAACTTCATGTGTTGTATCCACATATGTCATGAACCAAGCCAATGCAAAAAAAACTCTCACTACGAAAGTATCTGTTGGCGTTATGGCAGTTCGAACCCTTCTCAAAGAAATCGGAGAACTCTACAAACGTGTATTATCCATCAAAGGTCTCTCCTCCAAGTTTGAACAAACGATGGATAATTTGGGTGCCGTTTATTATATTTTGAATCCATCTATCTTTTCTGATGTTACACCGGGAGCGATGATCACTCGAGATGAAAACATCATCGATCCTGTGATGAAACTCATCCGAAACAATTTAGCTGGTTTCCAAGAACACGGTGGGATGTTACCTGACAAACCAACAATCAACTTTTTAGAAGAAGACCACGGCGAATTTTTTGAAAAAGATTATAGTGAATCCATCGAATGGAATGATGCAGAATTCCATTTTATTCGTAAAATTTTATCTGTGAATCCTAAAATTTCACAAGCCTTGTTTGAAGCCGATCCAACTCTTTTACAAAGTGCTGCTGAAAGTTATGTAAAAACATACCGCGAGTTATTCGAACTCCTTAGTAAAGAAACTTATGATTTATCAGAAATGATGAATTCTATGTTTGTCGGAGAAAATGCACTACTGGAGAAGTTTAATCTAACATTAGATTTGTTTAATACTGGTTATTCCACAATTCCTTCCACAGTGTTACTTCCCATTACCGAGTGGGCATTAAAAAAATCCAAATCCCTTCTTGATGAATACAAACAAATTTTTGGAACTAATTATGCAAGTGTTGGCAATAGTTTAGACAAACTCGAATCCAAACAATCGGAACTTACAAATAAGTATGGACATGAACTGAATGCACAGAAAAACAAAGAGGAGGCCATTGCACAAGGTGGAGATCCAATCCGAGCAGGAATTGATACCAAAGCTCTAAAAGTGGAACTTCTTAATTCTGCAAGTCAAATCCTAAACTATTCACAAGCAGACCCAGAAGCAGTCAAAGAGTTTTCAACCTTAATGGTAAAACTGAAGTCCTTCAAAAACCCACTCGATCCAGAACCAGACAATCGTAAAATCCGAAGGACAATTGCCAAAACATATTGGGATGTGTATAAAAAATCTTTCACAAAATGGTTACAATCAGGGAAACAAGCCCCCAAAGCCGTTGAACTTATGTTACGTTATGGATACTTTGACGAAACCTTACTCGACGACGGTCATATCGTAGAACTTGTAGGCAGATTGTACCAACCGGGTGGAAATCCAAGTGCTCCGATCCACCATGGTACCGATTGGTTAGAAAAAATTTATTCTCGGGAAGTTCCTACTTCTGTTGATGAACTGGGACAAACATTTTTTGAAAAATTAAAAATGGACCTCAAAGACTCTGGGATCAAATCCGAAAAAGACATCCCACCCGATTATGATACTGGGGATGCGAGACTTGGCTCTGAAATTTCTTCTATGTATGAACCTAACGTGCGTTTGACTTCAGGAAACATTGCCAGCCATTTTCCAATTCTCACAAAATACCACATCACCATCCCTCTTGAAAAATGTTTTGTTTCCAAAGATGATGTAGAAAAAGCACTACAATACATATTAGGGATTGATTATACAGCCTTCAATCGTGAGGTAATTTACCGAAACGAAGACATTGGAATTAAAAACGAGTTTATACAAAGGTCAATCATTCCTGATTTTATCCTCGTTCCTTCCATTGGTCCAAAAATCATGATGTGGCAAGACCTTTCCATTTTCCGTGGAGCAGGATCAAAAGAATCAAGAGGTAGGATTTGTATCCCACATTTTGTAACAGGTGACCTCAAAACCTTTATGTTGGAAGCTATCGCTGCTTTCCGTTGGGAACTCTGTAAAAATATCCTTGGACCAGATTGGAATAACGTAGGGATTCCATCGATCACAGCAGATTACACGGATTATGTGCAGTTTTATAAAAAAAGTAAGGACCTTTCTCCTGAACTCAAAGAAAAAATTTCATCTGAGTTCAAACGATTCCGTACTGACCGTGATAAATTTGCCTATGATTATTCTTTATGGATCCGGTATGAAGCAGAAGGGGTACAACGTGTCAACCGTGTGGTACGTTCTATTTTTTACCGTCATATCCCATTTCATAAAAATATACGGGAAAAAATATCATCACAACCTGCGTATGCAGAACTCCATAACCGCTTCAAAAATATCCGTACACGCCAACACAAAGAATTTGAAAACAAGTACAAAAAGTACATGGATGCAAGTGGTAACTTACCAAAAGAACTGTATGAAAATTTAACTTTCTACGAAGTGTAA
- the aroA gene encoding 3-phosphoshikimate 1-carboxyvinyltransferase: MLQPQFKLNAKKEIYVPGDKSISHRSVLFCALSQGKSEIHGFLEGEDPLHTLHCFESMGLSVSSLGKGSYTVISPGKENLKSPQGVLDFGNAGTGIRLSAGLLAGLPQIQATLTGDASLCKRPMARIMNPLKEMGADIVSVEGNDRAPLRIQGKQLKDYSYHSPIASAQIKSALVLAALSSGISIDYKESEVSRDHTENMIRFLGGNIIHHSPIHFTVKPPYLFEGAKYVIPGDISSAAFFIVFGLCGGGSEPLLIKNIGLNPSRIGIITVLQNMGGKIEIVAKRVECGEEIGDLLIFPSKLKRIVITEDLIPSIIDEIPILTVAGLFSEGGFQISHAEELRAKESDRIHSMVSNLEKLGIQVKEVKDGYEFDEVSSIQKTKIETFMDHRIAMSFAILSKLSGVELTFDDTSWVDTSFPGFFDILKSM, translated from the coding sequence ATGTTGCAGCCACAATTCAAATTAAATGCGAAAAAAGAAATTTATGTCCCAGGTGATAAGTCGATCTCTCATCGGTCTGTGCTTTTTTGCGCCCTCTCCCAAGGGAAATCCGAAATCCATGGCTTTTTAGAAGGGGAAGACCCGCTTCATACCTTACATTGTTTTGAATCGATGGGACTTTCAGTCTCTTCCCTAGGAAAAGGAAGTTATACAGTCATAAGCCCAGGCAAAGAGAATCTCAAGTCTCCCCAAGGGGTTTTGGATTTTGGAAATGCGGGGACAGGGATTCGTCTCTCTGCAGGATTACTGGCAGGACTCCCACAAATACAAGCAACACTGACGGGAGATGCTTCCCTTTGCAAACGACCCATGGCTAGGATCATGAACCCATTAAAAGAGATGGGGGCTGACATTGTTTCCGTCGAAGGAAACGACAGAGCACCACTTCGCATCCAGGGAAAACAATTAAAAGATTATTCCTACCATAGTCCCATTGCCTCGGCACAAATTAAAAGTGCACTTGTCCTTGCGGCTTTGTCATCTGGCATCTCAATTGATTACAAAGAATCGGAAGTATCGAGAGACCATACCGAAAATATGATTCGTTTCCTTGGCGGAAACATCATCCACCATTCTCCCATTCACTTTACCGTAAAACCTCCTTACCTTTTTGAAGGGGCAAAGTATGTAATCCCTGGTGATATTTCAAGTGCTGCATTTTTCATTGTGTTTGGTTTATGTGGGGGAGGGAGTGAACCTCTTCTCATCAAAAATATCGGACTCAATCCATCTCGAATTGGAATCATCACAGTTTTACAAAATATGGGTGGCAAAATTGAAATTGTCGCCAAACGAGTGGAATGTGGAGAAGAGATTGGTGACTTACTCATTTTTCCATCAAAACTCAAACGTATAGTGATTACCGAAGATTTGATTCCTTCCATCATTGATGAAATTCCTATTTTAACCGTTGCGGGACTTTTTTCTGAAGGTGGATTTCAAATTTCTCATGCGGAAGAGCTGAGGGCTAAAGAATCAGATCGTATCCATTCTATGGTTTCCAATTTGGAAAAACTAGGGATTCAGGTGAAGGAAGTAAAGGATGGATATGAGTTTGATGAAGTAAGTTCCATTCAAAAAACAAAAATCGAAACCTTTATGGACCACCGTATTGCAATGAGTTTTGCAATCCTTTCCAAACTCTCCGGTGTGGAACTTACTTTTGATGATACAAGTTGGGTCGACACAAGTTTCCCTGGATTTTTTGATATCTTAAAATCCATGTGA
- a CDS encoding DUF6272 family protein, translating to MSFVCLPNPMFQTKVVTDFSPIHLRSQTNSNQTNDEKNLLLQGNIYYHSQLSISVSVADMAFYWKRCDVLSNFISQFYFHSFESKQLDQNTISTVINELVENAAKYSDKEESKIHIEIKDLGNQLRIEVKNIITPWMKAIFENKIQTIQSHDINELYFEALEAHHKGIPTFGLGLLRLLKDYQLPLAYEFTKLEGNDFEITMRAHLFISETETL from the coding sequence ATGTCATTTGTTTGTTTACCCAATCCAATGTTTCAAACTAAAGTTGTTACCGATTTTTCTCCCATTCATTTGAGATCTCAAACGAATTCCAATCAGACAAATGATGAGAAAAATTTATTATTACAAGGGAACATTTATTACCATAGCCAACTTTCCATTTCAGTTTCTGTAGCTGACATGGCATTTTACTGGAAACGTTGTGATGTTTTGTCCAATTTCATCTCTCAATTTTACTTTCACTCTTTCGAATCAAAACAACTTGATCAAAATACGATTTCAACGGTAATCAATGAACTGGTTGAAAATGCTGCAAAATATTCTGACAAAGAAGAAAGTAAAATCCACATTGAAATTAAGGACTTAGGAAACCAATTAAGGATTGAAGTGAAAAATATAATCACTCCATGGATGAAGGCAATTTTTGAAAATAAAATTCAGACAATCCAATCCCATGATATCAATGAGTTATACTTCGAAGCTCTCGAAGCACATCACAAAGGGATTCCTACTTTTGGTTTGGGATTACTACGTTTGCTTAAAGATTACCAACTCCCTCTTGCTTATGAATTTACAAAACTAGAAGGAAATGATTTTGAAATCACAATGAGAGCTCATCTTTTCATTTCTGAAACTGAAACTCTCTAA
- a CDS encoding tetratricopeptide repeat protein, which translates to MSSSSFQLSLDLAKDHFKIGDLDRAEFHLRSSLELEESEEAYFYLGLVQNALGSWSDALASYYKAVSLDHEYGNPCNEIGVLLLRMGNDKEAVYWLKKSVRCERNDAPHISYFNLATLYKLWNRPERSLQYLHKALSLKKDFLEANELWRELKADEEAPSN; encoded by the coding sequence TTGTCTTCAAGTTCTTTCCAACTTTCTTTAGATTTAGCAAAAGACCATTTTAAAATCGGTGATTTAGACCGTGCCGAATTCCACCTTCGTTCCAGTTTAGAATTGGAAGAATCAGAGGAAGCCTATTTTTATTTGGGACTTGTACAAAACGCTCTTGGATCCTGGAGTGATGCATTGGCTTCTTATTACAAAGCCGTTAGTTTGGACCATGAATACGGGAATCCATGCAATGAAATAGGTGTTTTACTTCTACGTATGGGCAATGACAAGGAAGCAGTGTATTGGTTAAAAAAATCAGTACGATGTGAACGAAATGATGCTCCTCACATCTCCTATTTTAACCTAGCAACTTTGTATAAACTTTGGAACCGTCCTGAAAGATCCTTACAATACTTACACAAAGCACTTTCTTTAAAAAAGGATTTTTTAGAAGCTAATGAACTTTGGCGCGAATTAAAAGCGGACGAAGAAGCTCCTTCCAATTAA